The Solirubrobacterales bacterium genome has a window encoding:
- a CDS encoding amino acid decarboxylase has translation MSGDALQSEAGDSEQDQTPYLDAIVDYARRRPGRFHVPGHKGGPGADPTAIAELGQAAFDLDVPAGLEGIDVGPHSPFQRAQRLAAKAWGARRSWFLVNGASQGNHATCLSLRHLGPSVVVQRNAHSSTVDGIILGGLEPTFVAPELDAELGVAHCLTPRSLADALDSSPGAVAAMTVSPTYFGAVADVAGLSEVCHERELPLVVDEAWGSHLRFSPLLPASALECGADLVLSSVHKLGSLTQSAILHLGEGGLIDEDVVDRCVTLTESTSPSALLTASLDATRRHAAVHGPELLARTLAGIEHVRREIQRIPELELLDERLVGRPGVHDWDPLRLTIDVRGTGSTGTQLASLMRELDDINLELASQNVVVAVFGMGEDSAQGAGRFVAALRHAVDAVGTEAEHPQRPFTPPPPWGDLVALPRDAFFGPQEVVPFEQAVGRVAAEPLAAYPPGIPNVLPGERLTQETVDYVHEVVEHGGWVRGAVDRSLRTLRVVSERPTVPTT, from the coding sequence ATGTCTGGCGACGCTCTGCAATCGGAGGCGGGCGACAGCGAGCAGGACCAGACTCCCTATCTGGACGCCATCGTCGATTACGCCAGGCGCCGGCCAGGTCGCTTCCACGTTCCGGGGCACAAGGGCGGGCCCGGAGCAGACCCAACGGCGATCGCGGAGCTGGGCCAGGCGGCGTTCGACCTCGACGTCCCGGCTGGCCTCGAGGGGATCGACGTCGGTCCCCATTCCCCCTTCCAGCGCGCTCAGCGGCTCGCCGCCAAGGCCTGGGGCGCGCGGCGAAGCTGGTTCCTCGTCAATGGCGCCTCGCAGGGCAATCACGCCACCTGCCTCTCGCTCCGCCACCTCGGCCCGAGCGTCGTGGTCCAGCGAAACGCACACTCGAGCACGGTCGACGGGATCATCCTCGGCGGGCTGGAGCCGACCTTCGTCGCGCCCGAGCTGGATGCCGAGCTCGGCGTCGCGCACTGCCTGACCCCGCGCTCGCTGGCCGACGCGCTCGACAGCTCCCCGGGCGCCGTCGCGGCGATGACTGTGTCGCCAACTTACTTCGGCGCGGTTGCCGACGTTGCCGGGTTGTCGGAGGTCTGTCACGAGCGAGAGCTTCCGCTGGTCGTCGACGAAGCCTGGGGCTCGCACCTGCGGTTCTCGCCGCTTCTGCCCGCGAGCGCCCTGGAGTGCGGTGCGGACCTCGTCCTCTCCTCGGTGCACAAGCTGGGCAGCCTGACCCAGTCCGCGATCCTCCACCTCGGGGAGGGCGGCCTGATCGACGAGGACGTGGTCGACCGCTGCGTGACACTCACCGAATCGACCAGCCCGAGCGCCCTGCTCACCGCCTCTCTCGACGCCACGCGCCGACACGCCGCGGTGCACGGGCCCGAGCTGCTCGCGCGGACGCTGGCGGGAATCGAACATGTCCGCCGGGAAATCCAGCGGATCCCTGAGCTCGAGCTTCTGGACGAGCGATTGGTCGGGCGGCCGGGGGTGCACGACTGGGATCCGCTGCGCCTCACAATCGACGTCCGAGGGACCGGCAGCACCGGCACCCAGCTCGCCTCGCTGATGCGGGAGTTGGACGACATCAACTTGGAGCTCGCCTCCCAGAACGTCGTCGTCGCCGTATTCGGGATGGGAGAGGATTCGGCCCAGGGCGCGGGCCGCTTCGTCGCCGCCCTGCGTCACGCGGTGGACGCCGTGGGGACCGAGGCCGAACACCCGCAGCGGCCCTTCACGCCGCCACCACCTTGGGGGGACCTTGTCGCCTTGCCGCGCGACGCCTTCTTCGGCCCACAGGAGGTGGTGCCGTTCGAGCAGGCCGTGGGCCGCGTCGCCGCAGAGCCCTTGGCCGCCTATCCGCCCGGGATCCCGAACGTGCTGCCCGGCGAGCGCTTGACCCAGGAGACGGTGGACTACGTGCACGAGGTCGTCGAGCATGGCGGCTGGGTGAGGGGCGCCGTCGACCGAAGCCTCAGGACCCTTCGGGTGGTCAGCGAGCGACCGACGGTCCCGACGACGTGA
- a CDS encoding CapA family protein, producing MNPTIALLGDVMLGRGVAERLADVPPEEVWAPEVRELCRSCDLVICNLECCISARGEPTQRVRHKPFFFRGPPQAVRSLAAIGVAGVGLANNHALDYEADALLETLELLGEAGIAVAGAGRRESEARSGAIVDAAGRRIGLVAASDHPREFAAGPELPGIAYGDLRRAIPDWLAGELARLDRECDHVVAFPHWGPNMTTDPAGWQRRAAEQLQETGADLVAGHSAHVFHGAGWGRRGPLLYDLGDALDDYAIDPRLRNDLGVLALWRPGDPDFELELVGLALDFCHTRLAVGHDAEWIAQRLAGACEPRGTRVERVAEQRFQVTSSGPSVAR from the coding sequence GTGAACCCGACGATCGCGCTGCTCGGGGACGTGATGCTCGGGCGTGGGGTGGCCGAGCGGCTCGCCGACGTCCCCCCCGAGGAGGTGTGGGCGCCCGAGGTTCGCGAGCTGTGCCGCTCGTGCGATCTCGTGATCTGCAACCTGGAGTGCTGCATCTCGGCGCGCGGCGAACCGACTCAACGCGTCCGGCACAAGCCGTTCTTCTTCCGCGGGCCGCCCCAGGCGGTGCGATCGCTCGCGGCGATCGGCGTTGCGGGGGTTGGCCTGGCCAACAACCACGCACTCGACTACGAGGCGGACGCCCTCCTCGAGACGCTCGAGCTCTTGGGCGAGGCCGGGATAGCCGTCGCCGGCGCGGGCCGCCGTGAGTCCGAGGCGCGCAGCGGCGCGATCGTCGACGCCGCCGGCCGTCGCATCGGGCTGGTGGCCGCCTCCGACCACCCGCGCGAGTTCGCGGCCGGCCCGGAGTTGCCGGGGATCGCCTACGGCGACCTGCGGCGCGCGATTCCCGACTGGCTGGCCGGCGAGCTGGCCCGGCTCGACCGGGAGTGCGACCACGTGGTGGCCTTCCCCCACTGGGGCCCCAACATGACCACCGACCCGGCGGGCTGGCAGCGCCGGGCGGCCGAGCAGCTTCAGGAAACGGGGGCGGATCTGGTCGCCGGCCATTCGGCGCACGTCTTCCACGGTGCCGGGTGGGGCCGACGCGGCCCGTTGCTCTACGACCTCGGCGACGCGCTCGACGACTACGCGATCGATCCCAGGCTCCGAAACGACCTCGGCGTGCTGGCTCTCTGGCGTCCCGGAGATCCCGACTTCGAGCTGGAGCTCGTCGGGCTCGCCCTCGACTTCTGCCACACCCGGCTCGCCGTCGGCCACGACGCGGAATGGATCGCGCAGCGGCTGGCCGGTGCGTGCGAGCCGCGCGGCACCCGCGTCGAGCGGGTCGCGGAGCAGCGTTTTCAGGTCACGTCGTCGGGACCGTCGGTCGCTCGCTGA
- a CDS encoding flavodoxin family protein — protein sequence MAELDADAGAGLTALGINCTLKKSPETSHTEALMRRVLGLLSEHGVATEILRPVDYAIAFGVTSDEGEGDEWPQLLDKIKAADILLMGMSIWFGHRSSVAQLVIERLDGTYNERNEVGQYPLYNKVAGVVVTGNEDGAHACAESTLFNMTHLGCVVPPNVDTYWVGDAGPGPSYLEAGGPDHPYTQRTSSWCAHNLLHMARIIRDNPIPPIGNTLEEYGGDAVHGG from the coding sequence TTGGCAGAGCTGGACGCGGACGCGGGGGCCGGGCTGACCGCGCTCGGGATCAACTGCACGCTCAAGAAGTCACCGGAGACCTCGCACACGGAGGCGCTGATGCGCCGAGTGCTCGGCCTGCTGTCCGAGCACGGCGTGGCGACCGAGATCCTGCGCCCGGTCGACTACGCAATCGCCTTCGGGGTCACCTCCGACGAGGGAGAGGGCGATGAGTGGCCGCAGCTGCTCGACAAGATCAAGGCCGCCGACATCCTGCTGATGGGGATGTCGATCTGGTTCGGCCATCGCTCTTCGGTCGCGCAGCTCGTGATCGAGCGGCTCGACGGCACCTACAACGAGCGCAATGAGGTCGGGCAGTACCCGCTCTACAACAAGGTGGCCGGTGTCGTGGTGACCGGCAACGAGGACGGCGCCCACGCCTGCGCCGAATCGACGCTGTTCAACATGACCCACCTCGGCTGCGTGGTGCCGCCGAACGTCGACACCTATTGGGTCGGCGACGCCGGCCCGGGCCCCTCGTACCTCGAGGCAGGTGGCCCCGACCATCCGTACACGCAGCGGACGAGCTCCTGGTGCGCGCACAACCTCCTGCACATGGCGCGAATCATTCGCGACAACCCGATCCCGCCGATCGGCAACACGCTGGAGGAATACGGCGGCGACGCCGTACACGGCGGGTAG
- a CDS encoding ferritin, which yields MPEKPFAEALNEQIANEFAAHQQYIGAAVYYESETLPRLAAFFYRQAVEERNHAMMMVQYLLDANQEVRIPNIEAKLTRFDDVVAPVRMALDQEQRVTEEINALFKLARDNGDYQAEQFMQWFVKEQVEEVSIMTDLLTIVERSEDSPLLVEEYLAREKLGEEQADPTAPPAAGGAL from the coding sequence ATGCCAGAGAAGCCCTTCGCCGAGGCGCTCAACGAGCAAATCGCCAACGAGTTCGCCGCCCACCAGCAATACATCGGAGCCGCCGTCTACTACGAGTCCGAGACCCTGCCGCGCCTCGCCGCCTTCTTCTACCGCCAGGCGGTCGAGGAGCGAAACCACGCGATGATGATGGTCCAGTACCTGCTTGACGCCAACCAGGAGGTGCGGATCCCCAACATCGAGGCGAAGCTGACCCGCTTCGACGACGTCGTCGCCCCGGTGCGGATGGCGCTCGACCAGGAGCAGAGGGTGACTGAGGAGATCAACGCGCTCTTCAAGCTCGCCCGGGACAATGGCGACTACCAGGCTGAGCAGTTCATGCAGTGGTTCGTCAAGGAGCAGGTGGAGGAGGTATCGATCATGACCGACCTGCTGACGATCGTCGAGCGGTCCGAGGACAGCCCGCTGCTGGTCGAGGAATACCTGGCGCGGGAGAAGCTCGGCGAGGAACAGGCCGACCCCACAGCCCCGCCGGCGGCGGGCGGAGCGCTTTAG
- a CDS encoding ATP-binding cassette domain-containing protein — MAAIEIHEVSKRFGSVQAVAGLSFSVEAGRVTGFLGPNGAGKSTTLRVLLGLVRANAGAATFQGRSYEELTHPSAHVGAVLEEGSFHPGRTGRNHLRVLAAAGRHPPGRVAEVLEQVGLAAAANRRVKGYSMGMRQRLAIAAALLGDPEVLILDEPANGLDPPGIRWMRDLLRTEASRGRAVLVSSHLLSEVAQSVDDVVVIARGTLRASGALESVLGTPEGPVTRVHSDDAERLAALLRERGIAAEPHDSNVLLVRSAPETVGAIAAEHRVALVELVAVSRSLEEAFFELTEGEA, encoded by the coding sequence GTGGCCGCGATCGAGATTCACGAGGTGAGCAAGCGCTTCGGGTCGGTGCAGGCGGTGGCCGGCCTGTCCTTCAGCGTCGAGGCCGGTCGGGTGACCGGGTTCCTGGGCCCGAACGGGGCGGGCAAGAGCACGACGCTCCGCGTGCTGCTGGGCCTCGTGCGGGCGAACGCCGGGGCAGCGACCTTCCAGGGCCGGAGTTACGAGGAGCTGACCCACCCAAGCGCCCACGTCGGGGCGGTGCTCGAAGAGGGGAGCTTTCACCCGGGTCGCACCGGCCGCAACCATCTGCGCGTGCTCGCGGCGGCCGGTCGGCACCCCCCGGGGCGGGTAGCCGAGGTGCTCGAGCAGGTCGGCCTGGCGGCGGCTGCGAACCGGCGCGTGAAGGGCTACTCGATGGGAATGCGCCAGCGGCTGGCGATCGCGGCCGCGCTACTCGGCGACCCTGAGGTGCTCATCCTCGACGAGCCCGCGAACGGGCTTGACCCACCCGGCATCCGCTGGATGCGCGACCTCCTGCGCACGGAGGCGAGCCGCGGCCGCGCGGTGCTCGTGTCGAGCCACTTGCTCTCCGAGGTGGCCCAGAGCGTGGACGACGTCGTCGTGATTGCCCGCGGCACGCTGCGCGCCAGCGGAGCGCTCGAGAGCGTGCTCGGGACGCCGGAAGGGCCGGTGACCCGCGTTCACTCGGACGACGCCGAGCGGCTCGCCGCGCTCCTGCGCGAACGGGGTATCGCGGCCGAGCCGCATGACTCGAACGTGCTGCTCGTGCGCAGCGCGCCAGAAACCGTGGGTGCGATCGCGGCCGAGCACCGGGTTGCGCTGGTCGAACTCGTCGCCGTCTCACGTTCCCTCGAGGAGGCCTTCTTCGAGCTCACGGAAGGCGAGGCGTGA